A portion of the Candidatus Roseilinea sp. genome contains these proteins:
- the galM gene encoding aldose 1-epimerase: protein MNIRSNCFGHLPDGATVDQYTLENDNGMSVQIITYGGIITALRVPDRAGDLDDVVLGFDNLDGYLAGHPYFGCIVGRFANRIAGGRFTLDGLTYQLAVNNGPNHLHGGLAGFDKKLWRASIGSSDGAVSLALSYLSPDGEENYPGNLHVTVTYTLTHDNALRIGYRAHTDKPTILNLTNHTYFNLASQGDILDHEIMINADHFTPVNEALIPTGELQPVAGTPLDFRQPMRIGARIDDPHEQIARAGGYDHNFVINGAMGELRFAARVYEPSSGRTLEVHTTEPGMQFYSGNFLSGAIAGKGGRVYGRRAGLCLETQHFPDSPNQPGFPSVVLRPGERFASTTVFRFSTR from the coding sequence ATGAACATTCGCAGCAATTGCTTCGGCCACCTGCCCGACGGCGCCACAGTTGATCAGTACACGCTCGAAAACGACAACGGCATGAGCGTGCAGATCATCACCTATGGCGGCATCATCACCGCGCTGCGCGTCCCCGATCGCGCAGGCGACCTCGACGACGTAGTGCTGGGGTTCGATAACCTGGATGGCTATCTGGCCGGCCATCCGTATTTTGGCTGCATCGTGGGGCGCTTCGCCAACCGCATCGCCGGCGGGCGCTTCACCCTGGACGGCCTGACGTATCAGCTCGCCGTGAACAACGGCCCGAATCACCTGCACGGCGGACTGGCCGGCTTCGACAAGAAGCTGTGGCGCGCGTCCATCGGTAGCAGCGACGGCGCGGTCAGCCTGGCGCTGTCCTATCTCAGCCCGGACGGCGAGGAGAACTATCCGGGCAACCTGCATGTGACGGTGACTTACACGCTGACGCACGACAACGCACTGCGCATTGGCTATCGCGCGCACACCGACAAGCCCACCATCCTCAACCTCACCAACCACACCTACTTCAACCTCGCCAGCCAAGGGGACATCCTCGACCACGAGATCATGATCAACGCCGACCACTTCACGCCGGTGAACGAGGCGCTCATCCCCACCGGCGAGCTGCAACCGGTCGCGGGCACGCCGCTGGACTTTCGGCAGCCGATGCGCATCGGCGCGCGGATTGACGACCCGCATGAACAAATCGCCCGTGCCGGCGGCTACGATCACAACTTCGTCATCAACGGCGCAATGGGCGAACTGCGCTTCGCTGCGCGCGTTTATGAGCCGTCGAGCGGCCGCACGCTGGAGGTGCACACCACCGAGCCGGGCATGCAGTTCTACAGCGGCAACTTCCTTTCCGGCGCAATCGCCGGCAAGGGCGGAAGGGTCTATGGTCGGCGCGCCGGCTTGTGCCTGGAGACGCAGCACTTCCCCGATTCGCCCAACCAGCCGGGCTTCCCGAGCGTCGTGCTGCGGCCGGGCGAGCGCTTCGCGTCCACGACGGTCTTCCGGTTCTCCACGCGCTGA
- the ychF gene encoding ribosome-binding ATPase YchF: MGLSTGIVGLPNVGKSTIFNALTAAGALAANYPFATIEPNTGIVPVPDPRLDEIAQHIKTERIVPATIEVVDIAGLVKGASQGEGLGNQFLSHIRAVDALLHVVRCFENPDVVHVDGSVDAVRDVEIIELELVLADLESAERQLEKNKRAAAQRDPEAIQRVAVLEPMVALLKEGKPSRLALAGMDAAAQRLAKSLGFVTAKPVLYVANVDEHDPTGASNPHVARLRDWVAAHNGEMVVISGAIEAEIAALERAEERREFLAGLGLAESGLNRLARATYKLLGLQSFFTAGPKEIRAWTIPIGAKAPQAAGVIHSDFERGFIRAEVYTLDDLRTYKTEAAIRAAGKLRLEGKEYIVRDGDIMHFLFNV; encoded by the coding sequence ATGGGACTCTCAACCGGCATTGTGGGGTTGCCGAACGTCGGCAAGTCCACGATTTTTAACGCCTTGACCGCAGCCGGCGCGTTGGCCGCGAACTACCCCTTCGCCACAATCGAGCCGAACACCGGCATTGTGCCTGTGCCCGACCCACGGCTGGACGAGATCGCGCAGCACATTAAGACGGAACGCATCGTGCCGGCCACGATCGAGGTCGTGGACATCGCCGGCCTGGTGAAGGGCGCATCGCAAGGGGAGGGGCTGGGCAATCAGTTCCTCAGCCACATCCGGGCGGTGGACGCCCTCCTGCACGTCGTGCGGTGCTTCGAGAACCCCGACGTCGTGCATGTGGATGGATCGGTGGATGCGGTGCGCGACGTGGAGATCATCGAGCTGGAACTCGTGCTGGCCGATTTGGAGAGCGCCGAGCGGCAACTGGAGAAGAACAAGCGCGCCGCGGCGCAGCGCGATCCGGAAGCGATTCAGCGGGTGGCCGTGCTGGAGCCGATGGTGGCGCTGTTGAAAGAGGGCAAGCCCTCGCGCCTGGCGCTGGCCGGCATGGACGCCGCCGCGCAGAGGCTGGCCAAATCGCTCGGCTTCGTCACTGCCAAGCCGGTGCTTTACGTGGCCAACGTAGATGAGCACGACCCGACCGGCGCATCGAACCCCCACGTGGCGCGGCTGCGGGACTGGGTCGCGGCGCACAACGGGGAGATGGTCGTCATCTCCGGCGCCATCGAAGCAGAGATCGCCGCGTTGGAGCGCGCGGAAGAACGGCGCGAGTTCCTGGCCGGCCTGGGACTCGCGGAATCAGGGCTGAATCGGCTGGCGCGCGCGACCTACAAGCTGCTCGGCCTGCAGTCGTTCTTCACGGCGGGGCCAAAGGAAATCCGCGCCTGGACGATCCCCATCGGCGCAAAGGCGCCGCAGGCCGCGGGCGTCATTCACTCCGACTTCGAGCGCGGCTTCATCCGCGCCGAGGTATATACGCTGGACGACCTGCGCACCTACAAAACCGAGGCCGCGATTCGCGCCGCCGGGAAATTACGACTGGAAGGCAAGGAGTACATCGTGCGCGATGGCGACATCATGCACTTCCTGTTCAATGTGTGA
- a CDS encoding aminotransferase has translation MSDHIKLFIPGPVEVRSEILNAQTQWMIGHRGAAFEALFARIQAKLRQVFFTRSRVFLSTSSGTGLWEAAARNCVSDDPDAGVLATVCGAFSERWADVFERNGKATVWLRVEEGKAIKPELVREALLARAADPSKKPFEAIAIVHNETSCGVMNPLAEIVAVVKTLSPDTLILVDAVSSLGGVKIDFDGLGLDVLLTSSQKCLGLPPGLAFAAVSDRALAKAKTIKHRGYYFDFVELEKFLQKNHTPATPAISLMFALDRQLDDLLAEGLENRFARHARLAQLTRAWARARFGLFAEHGYESDTVTCVRNTRGIDVSALNTFLANRGMHISDGYGSLKGKTFRIAHMADATESDMQALFDAIDAFLNA, from the coding sequence ATGAGCGATCACATCAAGCTGTTCATTCCCGGCCCGGTCGAAGTGCGCAGCGAGATCCTCAATGCGCAGACGCAATGGATGATCGGCCATCGCGGCGCGGCGTTCGAGGCGCTGTTCGCGCGCATTCAAGCGAAGCTGCGCCAGGTGTTCTTCACGCGCAGCCGCGTCTTCCTCAGCACCTCATCTGGCACAGGGCTGTGGGAGGCCGCAGCGCGCAACTGCGTGAGCGACGACCCAGACGCCGGCGTGCTGGCGACGGTGTGCGGCGCGTTCAGCGAACGCTGGGCCGACGTGTTCGAGCGCAACGGCAAAGCGACCGTCTGGTTGCGCGTCGAAGAGGGCAAGGCGATCAAGCCCGAGTTGGTGCGCGAGGCCCTGCTGGCCCGCGCCGCCGACCCGAGCAAGAAGCCGTTTGAAGCCATCGCCATCGTGCACAACGAAACCAGTTGCGGCGTGATGAACCCACTCGCCGAGATTGTGGCCGTAGTCAAAACGCTCTCCCCCGACACGCTGATCCTGGTGGACGCCGTCAGCTCGCTGGGCGGGGTGAAGATTGACTTCGACGGCCTCGGCCTGGACGTGCTGCTGACCTCGTCGCAGAAGTGCCTCGGCCTGCCGCCCGGCCTGGCATTCGCTGCGGTGAGCGATCGCGCGCTGGCCAAGGCCAAGACGATCAAACATCGCGGCTACTACTTCGACTTCGTCGAGCTGGAGAAGTTCTTGCAGAAGAATCACACGCCCGCCACGCCGGCCATCTCGCTGATGTTCGCGCTGGACCGGCAACTGGACGACTTGCTCGCCGAGGGGCTGGAGAACCGTTTTGCGCGACACGCTCGCCTGGCGCAGCTCACCCGCGCATGGGCGAGGGCGCGGTTCGGGCTGTTCGCCGAACATGGCTACGAATCGGACACGGTCACGTGTGTGAGGAACACGCGCGGTATAGATGTGAGCGCGCTGAACACCTTCCTGGCCAATCGCGGCATGCACATCTCCGACGGCTACGGCAGCCTGAAAGGCAAGACTTTCCGCATCGCGCACATGGCCGACGCCACCGAGTCGGATATGCAGGCGCTCTTCGACGCAATTGACGCATTCTTGAACGCGTGA
- the glmS gene encoding glutamine--fructose-6-phosphate aminotransferase [isomerizing] gives MCGIIGYIGPRNATSVILNGLRRLEYRGYDSAGIAILSDNGIRVTRAVGKLSNLESRLQQGGDRPSFATRDAPHSIGIGHTRWATHGGVTEHNAHPHLNDAGTLAVIQNGIVENFIELKSELLAEGIRFRSETDTEVIPHLVDLYMKAGMPFARAAFAAIARLQGSNAVVMMSAQEPDKLIAARLGHAGGIVIGVNPDETFVASDIPGILDYTRNVIFLEDGEWAIAQAGQVRVYRLDGAPVNKQHTAIAWDPVSVEKGEYRHFMQKEIFEQARAVTDTLRGRVNFETGEVALESLEVGTGHAEGIPARIHTVACGTSQHAGLIGKFFIERIARVAVEVDYGSEYRYRDPIIAPGTAVLGITQSGETADTLAAMAALGKARGARVWAIVNAIGSQAERMAEGVIPMRAGPEIGVCSTKTFLTSIVDQYLLACALAQRVRRSDADGRPDPYALAKDLALLPGLISQTLKPNPIYEALAHRFHDRRHFLFLGRGINYPIALEGALKLKEISYIHAEGYPAGEMKHGPIALIDETMPVVCVAVRDGVYEKMISQIEQVKARGGIVIAIATEGDDFIRQKADYVINVPAAPALLTPALTAIPMQRLAYEMATHLGCDVDQPRNLAKSVTVE, from the coding sequence ATGTGCGGCATCATCGGTTACATCGGCCCGCGCAACGCGACTTCGGTCATCCTCAACGGCCTCCGACGCCTGGAATATCGCGGCTACGACTCCGCCGGCATCGCCATCCTCAGCGACAACGGCATTCGCGTCACCCGCGCCGTAGGCAAGCTGTCGAATTTGGAATCGAGATTGCAGCAAGGAGGAGACCGCCCTTCATTCGCCACGCGCGATGCGCCACACTCAATCGGCATCGGTCATACGCGCTGGGCCACGCACGGCGGCGTGACGGAGCACAACGCGCACCCTCACCTGAACGACGCCGGCACGCTCGCCGTTATCCAGAACGGCATCGTCGAGAACTTCATCGAGCTGAAAAGCGAGCTGCTCGCCGAAGGAATACGCTTCCGCAGCGAGACGGACACCGAGGTGATCCCTCACCTGGTGGACCTGTACATGAAGGCCGGCATGCCCTTCGCGCGCGCCGCATTCGCTGCCATCGCCAGGCTGCAAGGCTCGAACGCCGTCGTCATGATGAGCGCGCAGGAGCCGGACAAGTTGATCGCCGCGCGGCTGGGCCACGCGGGCGGCATCGTCATCGGCGTCAACCCCGACGAGACTTTCGTGGCTTCCGACATCCCCGGCATCCTGGATTACACGCGCAACGTGATCTTCCTAGAAGACGGCGAGTGGGCCATCGCCCAGGCCGGCCAGGTCCGCGTGTATCGCTTGGACGGCGCGCCGGTGAACAAGCAACACACGGCGATTGCTTGGGACCCGGTCAGCGTCGAGAAGGGCGAGTATCGGCACTTCATGCAGAAGGAAATCTTCGAGCAGGCCCGCGCCGTGACCGACACGCTGCGCGGCCGGGTCAACTTCGAGACCGGGGAAGTCGCGCTGGAGAGCCTGGAAGTGGGCACAGGCCACGCCGAGGGGATTCCGGCGCGCATCCACACCGTCGCCTGCGGCACGTCCCAGCACGCCGGGCTGATCGGCAAATTCTTCATCGAGCGCATCGCGCGGGTGGCCGTCGAGGTGGACTACGGCAGCGAGTATCGCTACCGCGATCCAATCATCGCGCCGGGCACCGCTGTGTTGGGCATCACCCAATCCGGCGAGACTGCCGATACGCTGGCGGCGATGGCGGCGCTGGGCAAAGCGCGCGGCGCGCGCGTATGGGCCATCGTCAACGCGATCGGCTCGCAGGCCGAGCGCATGGCCGAGGGCGTCATCCCCATGCGCGCCGGGCCGGAGATCGGCGTGTGCAGCACCAAGACCTTCCTCACCTCCATCGTCGATCAGTATCTGCTGGCCTGCGCGCTGGCGCAGCGCGTGCGCAGGTCGGACGCCGACGGTCGGCCCGACCCGTATGCGCTGGCGAAGGATTTAGCGCTTCTGCCCGGCCTCATCAGCCAGACGCTCAAGCCCAATCCGATCTACGAGGCGTTGGCCCATCGCTTCCACGACCGCCGGCACTTCCTCTTCCTGGGGCGTGGGATCAACTACCCCATCGCGCTGGAAGGCGCGCTCAAGCTGAAGGAGATCAGCTACATCCATGCCGAGGGCTACCCGGCCGGCGAGATGAAGCACGGCCCGATCGCGCTCATTGACGAGACCATGCCCGTCGTATGCGTCGCCGTGCGAGACGGCGTATACGAGAAGATGATCTCGCAGATCGAGCAGGTGAAAGCGCGCGGCGGCATCGTCATCGCCATCGCCACCGAAGGCGATGACTTCATCCGGCAGAAGGCGGACTATGTGATCAACGTGCCGGCGGCGCCAGCACTGCTGACGCCGGCGCTCACCGCGATCCCCATGCAACGCCTGGCCTACGAGATGGCCACGCACCTGGGCTGCGACGTGGATCAACCGCGCAACCTGGCCAAGAGCGTGACCGTGGAATAA
- a CDS encoding 1-acyl-sn-glycerol-3-phosphate acyltransferase → MTQSAMRAPGKQSTFTRRWKWNKRAPLRGLYNGWLRAWYVLGMRHRVIHPEHMPKTGGAIVMINHIHWADPFVVLAALGRPITPMAKVEAFEDWRVRWLVEPYGAIPVHRGAVDLQAIKSATEVLRAGGAVLIAPEGTRSNTGALIHAQEGLAFLATHTGAWVVPTGIVGTPEILPALKRLRRAEVTITLGEPFKLDPGHEKLSHERLRELTDYAMRRLAAILPAPMRGVYADV, encoded by the coding sequence ATGACGCAATCCGCCATGCGCGCCCCCGGCAAACAATCCACGTTCACCCGGCGCTGGAAATGGAACAAACGCGCGCCGCTGCGCGGCCTCTACAACGGCTGGCTGCGCGCTTGGTACGTGCTCGGCATGAGACATCGCGTCATCCACCCGGAACACATGCCGAAGACCGGCGGGGCGATCGTGATGATCAACCATATCCACTGGGCCGATCCGTTTGTGGTGCTGGCGGCGCTGGGCCGGCCGATCACGCCGATGGCCAAAGTAGAAGCCTTCGAGGATTGGCGCGTGCGCTGGTTGGTGGAACCCTACGGCGCAATCCCGGTCCATCGCGGCGCGGTGGACCTGCAAGCGATCAAATCGGCGACCGAAGTGCTGCGCGCAGGCGGCGCCGTGCTCATCGCGCCGGAAGGCACGCGCAGCAACACCGGCGCATTGATTCACGCGCAGGAAGGCCTGGCCTTTCTGGCGACGCACACCGGCGCATGGGTCGTGCCCACCGGCATCGTCGGGACGCCGGAGATCTTGCCCGCGCTCAAAAGGCTGCGTCGGGCAGAAGTTACAATCACCCTGGGTGAGCCGTTCAAGCTCGATCCGGGCCATGAGAAACTCTCGCACGAGCGGCTCCGGGAGCTGACCGACTACGCGATGCGCCGACTGGCCGCGATCTTGCCGGCGCCCATGCGCGGCGTCTACGCCGACGTGTAA
- the cmk gene encoding cytidylate kinase yields MADSPNRPIRTIAIDGPAGAGKSTIGLGLAKHLGFLYFDTGVMYRAVTLAALQRQIAPDDEDAVSQLAENVLIEVLPPRVDDGRQYTVRLDGQDVTWAIRRPDVDAAVSVVSAFPRVRQAMVAQQRRIARDGNLVMVGRDIGTVVMPDADLKIYLDASLEARAWRRYRELESRGTPSSYADVLNSMKQRDELDLSRATSPLRPAQDAFIVDCTHLDADETLARVISLVAEQNAARSVTQAQPAGVAVTPENDR; encoded by the coding sequence ATGGCAGACTCACCCAACCGCCCCATCCGCACAATCGCGATTGACGGCCCGGCCGGCGCGGGCAAGAGCACCATCGGCCTGGGGCTGGCCAAGCACCTGGGGTTTTTGTATTTCGACACCGGCGTCATGTATCGCGCGGTGACGCTGGCGGCGTTGCAACGCCAGATTGCGCCGGATGACGAAGACGCCGTGTCGCAGCTCGCCGAAAACGTCTTGATTGAGGTCTTGCCGCCGCGCGTGGACGACGGCCGGCAATACACCGTTCGCCTGGACGGCCAGGACGTGACCTGGGCCATCCGGCGACCGGACGTAGACGCTGCGGTGTCCGTTGTGTCGGCCTTTCCGCGCGTGCGCCAGGCGATGGTCGCCCAGCAGCGGCGCATCGCGCGCGACGGCAACCTGGTGATGGTCGGCCGCGACATCGGCACGGTGGTCATGCCGGACGCCGACCTGAAGATCTACCTGGATGCCAGCCTGGAGGCGCGCGCCTGGCGGCGCTATCGCGAGTTAGAAAGTCGTGGCACGCCGAGCAGCTATGCCGATGTGCTGAACAGCATGAAGCAGCGCGACGAACTGGACCTTTCGCGGGCCACTTCGCCGCTCCGCCCGGCGCAGGACGCCTTCATCGTGGATTGCACACACCTGGACGCCGACGAGACGCTCGCCCGGGTGATCTCACTCGTGGCCGAACAGAACGCCGCCCGCTCGGTCACACAGGCGCAGCCGGCCGGCGTCGCCGTCACACCGGAGAACGACCGATGA
- the corA gene encoding magnesium transport protein CorA, translated as MVRVLCGDGQSPPAEYPGDVDIRRLIADPSNVLWVDVYDPEDENGAHPEALHILHDVFEFHPLAIEDALVESHAPKVDDWGSYLYIVLHAVHFERGKEQLETRELDIFVGPNYLVTYRTEAVRALEQQWRITQRDARHTRRGVDYLLYELCDAIATDYLPVMDAMDEAVDSLQDEVFERTDAHLVERIFRLKRAVLNLRRVLSPQREVLNKLSRGDFVVIDNKDRVYFRDVYDHFVRLVDLNESLRDVVSGVLDTYLSVAANRTNAIMKTLTIVSLMFLPLTFLTGFFGMNFFGGSIELIFETNPWLFFLAGMLMMIGMPLAMLLYIRRRGWW; from the coding sequence ATGGTGCGCGTGTTATGCGGTGATGGTCAAAGCCCGCCCGCCGAGTATCCCGGCGACGTGGACATTCGAAGACTGATCGCCGATCCATCCAACGTGTTATGGGTGGACGTCTACGACCCAGAAGATGAGAACGGGGCACATCCTGAAGCCCTGCACATCCTGCATGACGTGTTTGAGTTTCATCCGCTGGCGATCGAGGATGCCTTGGTCGAAAGCCATGCGCCCAAGGTGGATGATTGGGGATCGTATCTCTACATCGTCCTGCATGCCGTTCATTTCGAGCGCGGCAAGGAGCAATTGGAGACGCGCGAACTCGACATCTTCGTCGGTCCGAACTACCTGGTGACGTATCGGACGGAAGCAGTCCGCGCCCTGGAACAACAATGGCGCATCACCCAGCGCGATGCGCGCCATACCCGTCGCGGCGTGGACTACTTGCTGTATGAGCTCTGTGACGCCATCGCGACCGATTACTTGCCGGTGATGGATGCGATGGATGAAGCCGTGGATTCGCTGCAAGACGAGGTGTTTGAACGCACGGACGCGCACCTGGTCGAACGCATCTTCAGGCTCAAGCGTGCCGTGCTGAATTTGCGGCGCGTGCTCAGCCCACAACGCGAGGTGCTCAACAAGCTCTCGCGCGGCGACTTCGTAGTCATAGACAACAAGGACCGCGTGTATTTTCGTGATGTGTATGACCACTTTGTGCGCCTGGTGGACTTGAACGAGTCGCTGCGCGACGTGGTGAGCGGCGTGCTCGACACCTATCTATCGGTCGCCGCCAATCGCACCAACGCCATCATGAAGACGTTGACGATCGTGTCGCTGATGTTTCTGCCGCTGACGTTCCTTACCGGCTTCTTCGGCATGAATTTCTTCGGCGGCAGCATCGAGTTGATCTTCGAGACAAACCCCTGGTTGTTCTTTCTCGCCGGCATGTTGATGATGATTGGGATGCCGCTGGCCATGCTGTTGTATATTCGCCGACGTGGCTGGTGGTGA
- the ssb gene encoding single-stranded DNA-binding protein, with amino-acid sequence MYQSITVVGRLGRDPEMRYMPSGEPVTSFSLATDRVWSDKDGQRQKETTWFRVSVFGKSAETVNQYLSKGKMVLVEGRLRVDPKTGGPAVFTRQDGTVGASFEIIANTVRFLSPRDEAESGHSESDSGDQPAEDIPF; translated from the coding sequence ATGTACCAAAGTATAACGGTTGTCGGGCGCCTTGGCCGCGATCCAGAAATGCGCTACATGCCGAGCGGCGAGCCGGTCACGTCATTCAGCCTTGCAACCGACCGCGTCTGGAGCGATAAGGACGGGCAACGGCAAAAGGAGACGACCTGGTTCCGCGTCTCCGTATTCGGCAAGTCGGCGGAGACGGTAAACCAGTATCTCAGTAAAGGCAAGATGGTGCTCGTGGAAGGCCGTCTGCGCGTTGATCCAAAGACCGGCGGCCCCGCGGTCTTCACCCGACAGGATGGGACGGTTGGCGCGAGCTTTGAAATCATCGCAAACACAGTGCGCTTTTTAAGCCCGCGTGATGAGGCCGAGTCCGGCCATTCGGAGAGCGACAGCGGCGATCAGCCCGCTGAAGATATTCCCTTCTAA